GGTTTTACGCTCGGCTGAAGTTTCTGGTGAAAAACCGACTGCGGTCGCAGATGCGAGGTGTGTCTGACGAAGAAGACGTGGCTCTGGAATCAATCAGTGAACTGTTTCGCGGGCTTCTGGACGGCAAATACCCTTCGTTACATAACCGAGAAGCGTTCTGGCGATTGCTGGTCACGGTAGCCACACGCAACGTGATTGACGAAATCAACCGCGAAAACCGCCTCAAACGTGGTGCTGGCAAAGTGTATCACGAATCCGCATTCGATTCGTCAGAAGGCAGCCGGACGGCTCTGTTTGAACGGATCGCGTCATCAACGCAGGCCCCGGACATGCAGTTGATGATTACCGAACGCTGTACGGAATTGCTTGAGTCCCTGACAGACACGAATCTTCAGGCGATCGCTGTGATGAAGACGGCGGGATCCACGAATCATGAGATTGCGGAGTCGCTGGGCCTGAGTCTGCGTTCCGTAGAACGGCGTCTGGCCGATATCCGCCAATGCTGGGCGGGTGAGGTAAAGTGAGCTAACCGTTTCTTGCAGCTTGGACTGTGGCCCGCTCAATCGGCCACGATGCCTTAGCGTAGCCGTCCCTTCTTAACGTCATCCTGCAACTGTTGCAGATAGTTGACTTCAAAGACTGTTGGGCCTGGCGAGTCTTCCGTTGCTGCGGCTTGCTGTTCGTGCTGGTCTGCCCACTGCTGTAATGAATCCGTATCGACGGGTGCAGGCGTGGTGGCTGGCGGAGGCGACTTCGTGGACTTCCGCGTTCGTGAGACCGGCTTCGGTGCGGCTTCCGCTTGCAATGCGGTCAGAAAGTCTTCGCTGTCAATGCACTTCGCCTTGCGACGCTTGGCAGCTTTGTGCAGACGGTGATCGCTGGACACAACCAGCACCTGCCGCGGCGAGCTGTGTTGATTCAAGAGCCGTTCGATTTCCGAATCTGCGTCGGCTCCCTTCGGAGCGAACAAGATCGCCAGTCCGGCGTGCCGGTGTTGCCGATTGCTGTTCGAAGGCGAATCGAACGCATCGTAGACAACGGTCGCTCGAGCCAGCACACCAACTTCCAGATCGGCGACCAGTAGTTGGTTCAGCTGGCGGCGGCAGTGAGCCAGATCACCTTGCGCATAGCTACGGCGGGCAAGCCCGGCGGCGTGCATCAGGTTGTAGCCGTCGATGATGAGGTACGGTGTTGCCATGAAAGATTGTAGTGTATCGCGGTGGCTTCACCCAGATGTTGCCTTTTTGCTGAGGAAAACGGGCTGGCGGCGCCCGCCAGTTCCCCGGTGTGGACCTGCGTTTCCGCACGCATCTGACGATTTCGATTACAGATCCCGGGCAAGACGCTGAAATCAGGCCGACTCCCACGCTATACTTCCGAACTCGCCACCGTTTACTGGTGTCGTGTCACAAAAACACTGGTCCATTGTAAGAAATCTGTCCATGTCCGATCGTCGAAACCTGTTCAACAAGGTCTGGGATCTTCACGCCGTCCGCACGCTGCCCAATCAGCAGACTCAGCTTTTTATCGGCCTGCACCTCATTCACGAAGTCACCAGTCCTCAGGCATTCGAAATCCTGCGAGAACGCGGATTGAAGGTTGCATACCCGGACCAAACCGTGGCCACGGTTGACCACATCGTCCCAACAGCCGACCAGTCGCGTCCGTTTCAGGACGGTCTGGCCGAACAGATGATGTCTGCCATCGAACAAAACTGCGACGAATTCGGCGTGCGGTTGCTGGACCTGAAAGATGGACGCCAGGGCATCGTTCACGTGGTCGGGCCTGAACAGGGACTGACTCAACCAGGCATGACGATCGTCTGCGGCGATAGCCATACCAGCACTCACGGAGCCTTCGGCAGCATCGCGATCGGAATCGGCACCAGCAACGTGGCTCAGGTACTGGCGACTCAGACAATGTTTCTGAACCGCCCGAAAGTGCGTCGCATCACAGTCAATGGCGAATTGGCTCCCGGCGTGTATGCCAAGGACGTCATTCTGCACATCATCCAGCAGTTGGGCGTGCAGGGCGGCGTTGGCTACGCCTACGAATACGCAGGTTCAACCTTCGACGCAATGACGATGGAAGAACGCATGACGGTCTGCAACATGAGCATCGAAGGGGGAGCTCGCTGCGGTTACATCAACCCCGACGAAAAGACGGTCGAATACCTTCGCGGCAAGCCGTTTTCGCCGAAGGGTGGCGAATTCGAAAAGGCGGCCGATTGGTGGTTGAGTCTTGCGTCTGGCGACGAAGCAGAATTCGATGACGAAGTCACCTTCAACGCATCAGACATCGAACCAACCGTGACCTGGGGTATCACGCCCGCTCAATCAGTCGGCGTCAGCCAGCCGCTGCCAAAACTGGCCGACAGCCCGGCGGGCGAACGAGTGTTGCTCGGCGAAGCACTTGACTTTATGGGGCTTGCAGAAGGCGAACCGATTCGCGGCACGAAGATTGATGTTGCCTTCATCGGTTCCTGCACCAACGGACGCATCAGCGACCTGCGCGAAGCGGCTCGCGTGGCAGAAGGCCACAAAGTTGCCGACGGAGTCAAAGCGATTGTCGTGCCGGGATCTCAGCTGGTTCGTCAGCAGGCGATGGAAGAAGGTCTGGACAAGATCTTCGAAGCAGCCGGCTTCGAATGGCGCGGTGCTGGTTGCAGCATGTGTCTGGCGATGAATCCAGACAAGCTGCAGGGCCGTGAAGTCTGTGCGTCGTCCAGCAACCGAAACTTCAAAGGTCGCCAGGGCAGCCCAACCGGTCGAACCCTGCTGATGAGCCCCGCAATGGTCGCCGCTGCCGCGATTGAAGGCCAGGTCGTCGATATTCGCGAATTCGCCGGAGCCGCCGTCTAATCACACGGCGTTTGCGACGACCACTAATCTTCTCACAACACACGAAGCAAAAAACATGTCTACAGAAATCAAAACCGTCACCGGAACCGGCATCGCGTTAATGCTGGACGACATCGATACCGACCGCATCATTCCCGCTCGCTACCTACGCTGCGTCACCTTCGACGGCCTGGGCGAACACGCGTTTGAGGACGATCGTCAGCAGGATCCCAACCATCCTTTCAACAACCCAAAATACGCTGGCGCCAGTGTGCTGGTGGCAGGCCGAAACTTCGGTTGTGGTTCGTCACGCGAACACGCGCCGCAGTCGTTGATGCGTTGGGGAATCAACGCGGTCGTCGCGGAATCGTTTGCAGAAATCTTCTTCGGAAACTGTAGCTCGCTGGGCATCGCCGCCGTCGTGGCAAGTCGCGAAGACCTGAACAAACTGGCGGCCGCGATTGAAGCCGATCCAACGCTGCAGCTGACCGTCAACCTGGAAGACCTCACCGTAACCGCCGGCGATGTGACGGTCAGTGTCACCATGCCCGACAGTGCTCGCGACGCGCTTGTCACTGGCGAATGGGACTACCTCGGCCAGTTGCTGAGTGCTCAGGATCAAGTGACTAAGCATGCGGCGGGCGTGCCATATTTGAATGGGTTTACCGCGTAGCGTACTAAATGGGGAATTGGGGAATGGAGAATTAGGGAAGGTAAAACGGTCGCTCGCGACCGGACTGCGAATTCCCCAATTCCCCAATTCCCCACTTGCTCTTCACCCTCGCCCAACGAGTGGCATCTTCGTCGCCATCACGGTCATGAATTGCACATTCGCGTCCAGCGGCAGTCCGGCCATATATAGGACGGCGTCCGCGATGTGCTGAACGTCGATAGTGGGTTCGGTGGCGGTGGAACCGTCTGCCTGAGGCACCCCGGCACTCATTTTGGACGTCATATCCGTGCTGGCGTTGCCGATGTCGATCTGGCCGCAGGCGATG
This DNA window, taken from Fuerstiella marisgermanici, encodes the following:
- a CDS encoding ECF-type sigma factor produces the protein MGPHVTKTGFNIPPQDDPDDEGSITRIIRRMQSGDEDGADFLWKRFYARLKFLVKNRLRSQMRGVSDEEDVALESISELFRGLLDGKYPSLHNREAFWRLLVTVATRNVIDEINRENRLKRGAGKVYHESAFDSSEGSRTALFERIASSTQAPDMQLMITERCTELLESLTDTNLQAIAVMKTAGSTNHEIAESLGLSLRSVERRLADIRQCWAGEVK
- the leuD gene encoding 3-isopropylmalate dehydratase small subunit, whose translation is MSTEIKTVTGTGIALMLDDIDTDRIIPARYLRCVTFDGLGEHAFEDDRQQDPNHPFNNPKYAGASVLVAGRNFGCGSSREHAPQSLMRWGINAVVAESFAEIFFGNCSSLGIAAVVASREDLNKLAAAIEADPTLQLTVNLEDLTVTAGDVTVSVTMPDSARDALVTGEWDYLGQLLSAQDQVTKHAAGVPYLNGFTA
- the leuC gene encoding 3-isopropylmalate dehydratase large subunit, producing MSDRRNLFNKVWDLHAVRTLPNQQTQLFIGLHLIHEVTSPQAFEILRERGLKVAYPDQTVATVDHIVPTADQSRPFQDGLAEQMMSAIEQNCDEFGVRLLDLKDGRQGIVHVVGPEQGLTQPGMTIVCGDSHTSTHGAFGSIAIGIGTSNVAQVLATQTMFLNRPKVRRITVNGELAPGVYAKDVILHIIQQLGVQGGVGYAYEYAGSTFDAMTMEERMTVCNMSIEGGARCGYINPDEKTVEYLRGKPFSPKGGEFEKAADWWLSLASGDEAEFDDEVTFNASDIEPTVTWGITPAQSVGVSQPLPKLADSPAGERVLLGEALDFMGLAEGEPIRGTKIDVAFIGSCTNGRISDLREAARVAEGHKVADGVKAIVVPGSQLVRQQAMEEGLDKIFEAAGFEWRGAGCSMCLAMNPDKLQGREVCASSSNRNFKGRQGSPTGRTLLMSPAMVAAAAIEGQVVDIREFAGAAV
- a CDS encoding NYN domain-containing protein: MATPYLIIDGYNLMHAAGLARRSYAQGDLAHCRRQLNQLLVADLEVGVLARATVVYDAFDSPSNSNRQHRHAGLAILFAPKGADADSEIERLLNQHSSPRQVLVVSSDHRLHKAAKRRKAKCIDSEDFLTALQAEAAPKPVSRTRKSTKSPPPATTPAPVDTDSLQQWADQHEQQAAATEDSPGPTVFEVNYLQQLQDDVKKGRLR